A stretch of DNA from Macrotis lagotis isolate mMagLag1 chromosome X, bilby.v1.9.chrom.fasta, whole genome shotgun sequence:
ccATGGGGTTGAAGAAAAGTAGCTGAATGGGGTTAATATTGTCCTGGGAcacagacaagagagagagagagagaaagacagagacaaagacagagagatagacagagacagtaagagacagagacagagagagacagggacagtgagagacagagagaaagagagacagacagagagacaaagagacagaagcagagagagataggacagagagagagagagagagagagagagagagagagagagagagagagagagagagagagagagagaaatgaacagACAGAACAACAGTCAGACCCTGGGAATTTCTTTGACCGAAGACTTGAGACAGAGcaaagtgatttttattgaaaGCATACTCTTGATCTCTTCCAAAGTAGAGAAGTACAAATGAAAATCGATCTAGACTGAAATgagctaagaaatagaattctGTAAGGCAGGAAGATTTGTCATCagaagatttctctctctctcagcctcCTCTGAGTCAGTTAACCTTGAATAAATctccctttcttttattctttcagtgCTGGTTTCAAAaatctttattcttccttttctcctgagGGGCGGAATGTAAGTCAGTGATTGAAGAGAGAAATCAAAAGCACGAAATAGGGAGAAAATATCACTGTTCCAAAGAAGGCAATGCAGAATGGGAGGAcagatggagggagagaaggagggaaagagagagagagacacagagagataatGGAATTAATTTTCCTCTAATTTCCTCTTTAGCTAAACAGTCCAACTCCCAGCAACTCTGAAACTTAGAGTTTTCTCTTGTGAAATCCTGGtggttttcattttaattcttaatttatGAAAACAGTCTCCTCCAGTGTCTCATGTCAGATGACCACAGTAGATTCTTGAAGCCTTTGCCAGCAAAATACACCATCTGTTAGGTGTTAACTTCACTGAGAAGTTTTGAGAATAGGTACATGGACAGATGAATGACATTACTGTTGGCCAAGGACAAGCTTagttaaagacagaaaaaatcaGGTACCAGTTAATGATTGTATTGGCCAAAATTACACATAAATATCATATATCAATACCTAACTAAGTGGGCATCTGAATTGGGAGCTCTTAATTTGAGATTATTtcaagtgattggtggattccttcTATATCTACTTTATACTCTGGTTCTAAGAAATCTAAAAATTTCTAGTCTCTAGGCTAGATCACAGAATTCAAGCAGTCAAGTGAGTCTTAATATTTCACTCTTCACTTTTCCAGGACAGttgtttcctaatttttcattcctaaattttctttaattttattccattttatagtgTTATTTATgcttttacataaattatttcatttgattcataGATCAAAATGTGCCTTGGGAACAAGACAGTTCCCATAATCCTCattatagaaatttaaaaaaaccctgagGTTTAGAGACatctaagtgatttgcccaaggcacATAGATTATGACCCAGAAATTAAAACCAAGGTCTACTACTTCTATATCTAATGCTTATTTAGCAAAAACAGATGTCATAGCAAAGTGCATTGTGGCAAACAAGAAGTCCATAAATCAATCCCAAGGAACAGCAGCCTGAGTGATGAAAATAGATTATACAATTTGGAAACGATCATCTTTGGACTATTCTGATCTTCAAGGTTTCTGCTTTTCAGAATTTTGACTTTAAATAATACCAAAGTCACATTCTAGGAACTGGGTCAAACTCAATCAATgaggggggggtattttgttaaAGACTCTCCTCATCACATCTTTTATGTCCTTGTTCCTCATGCTGTAGATAAAGGGGTTCAACATGGGAGTGACCACAAAATACATCACTGAGGCAACTGAGATTTTCCAGGAAGAGTGAGTAGATGAGGAACTCAGATACACTCCAAGCCCAGTGCCATAGAATAATGAAACAACAGAGAGGTGAGATCCAGAAGTAGAAAAAGCTTTATATCTTCCCCTACAAGATGGGACTCTCAATAAGGAGGAACAGATCTGACTATAAGAGAAAAGGATTCCTGTGAGTGGGAGAATACCCAACAGACCAGCTGCAAAATATACTAAGGTGTCATTGATGAATGTGTTCGAACGGGAGAGTTTTGTAACCTGACTAATATCAcagaaaaaatgaggaagtttgCGTTCAGAACAGAAGGACAGTTGCATAACCATTAAGATGTGGAGAGCAGAGTTTAGAAGACTAATAGTCCATGAGATCATAACCAAAAGGCCACAAATCTGTGGATTCATTATGGTGACATAATGTAGGGGGTGACAGATGGCCACAAAATGGTCATAGGCCATCACAGTGAGGAGAAAATTATCAATAAAGCAAAAACcataaagaaatacatttgagcAAGGCACCCAGCAAAGGAGATAACCTTACTACATGTTAAAATGTTCACCAGCATTTTTGGAATTGTAGTGGACATCAGACAAAGATCAACAAAGGATAGATTAGAGAGGAAGAAGTACATTGGAGTGTGGAGGTGGGAGTCAGAGCCAATGGCTAGCATAATAAGAAGATTCCCAACTGTAGTGATCATGTACATGCCCAGGAAGAGCCCAAAGAGGGGCAATTGCTGCTCTGGCTTCTCAGAAAGTCCCAGAAGGAGGAATCCTGATACATGTGTTTGGTTTTCTGGTTCCATACATCTGATttacctaaaaggaaaaaagaaacggTAAGAACCTAAGATGGAAAGACAGGCACTTCACTCTTTTATAACAGAAAGAACTTCAGATTTGGTCTCAAAAGACTCTTTAAATTCCAGATTTGGTACTGAAAAACAATGTTACCTTAGGCTATAAACTCTCACTTTTGGCGACTCAAttttctgatttgtaaaataaagttggattagatgattttggTTTCTTCCCATATCTCACATCTCAGGAAACTGCAGTAGTCATATTTAGaacttaagaaattataaattaaattaagaacTGCTATTGAATAACAGTATTCATTAAAGTTAGGAATGTTCTGAGTTAAACACTAAACAGAACAATCAAAATATATTAGAACATGGAGCAGAgaactaatttattttttgaaaagaaaattatattttttcaatttagcaATAGTAGGAATGAATTGGGAGTAAATATACATGCTTACCTACATGTAGGCAAAacacttataaaataaaaacaattaattaaaaaggaaaaaaatgaattggagaaaggatTTATAGTTGCTGtgatagaaaaaaagacatttaaaatatataaagaactcaATTTTTTCCAACCACAGAGGCAATTTCATTAATAATGGATAAATGGTCACACTAtatgaataatttcatttctttttccatttctttctttcttactttatttttccaactatggATAAAGGTAGATtgcaacaatcttttttttttacatttttctcccttccctcttcctccccctgacagaaaataatgtaatatagACTCTATATCTATAACCATGCTAGACAgagatccatattaattatgttgtgaaagaagaattagattcaaatgggacaaaaatattagagagaataaaatgacatcattcataagacaatttttttttacactgAAGATAGAAAACTTTTGTCAGCATTTAAACtacacaattccttctctggatatggcaAGAAATTAGAGGATGGAAAAGCTTGTTCTGCAGTGTAAATAATTCTAGAACTAAGTGAGGAGAGCTGAAGTTTCTTTAGTAGGCACCAATAAGATGAAGTGAACCCAAGATcctgaaaacaatataaattgtACTTAAGTGTTTGATCCAGGGGAACAAAAAAGGCAAGAATGGTCTGCAGTTGTGTTCAACATTTTACCTTTCTGAGCTGCATAGCCCCACTCCCTACAAAAAACCCATGAGAGGCCTCCTCAGAATTCAATTTCCATTCATCAGAACAAAGCAACTCAGATCGCCAAGGAGGACAGCAAAAAATGCAGTGTAGGCCTCATGAATAGACCCAAAGAGCAACATTCGAACCACTGGTACCACAAATTGAACACACCTGATAAAGTAATAGTTCTTAAATCTCTTTATCTCAAAACCCCTTTATGTTCCTAAAAATTTTGAGACTCCCAAAAAGAACTTTCGGTTCATGTCTATTAATATTTACTGTATTAGAAACTTAGGATTAAAAacatctaaaatatttattaattcaattatgCATAATAAGAATATTGCAAGGCAAATATGTGGCAAAATGGACAAAgtcccagtcctggagtcagtttaatgtggattcaaatctggcctcagacacttaccctctgggcaaatctcttaagcctgattttttgttttctcatttgtaaaatgaattgaagaaggaaatagcaaactactgtatcatatttgacaaaaaagtctcaaaagaaatcacaaagacTAAGACAAgactaaaatgattgaattaCAAAATGACATTGCATGTTAACATATATATAGCATATTTTATACAAACATATTTTCTCAAGCAAAAATTTTACCAATTAGAGGATTGCTTTTCAGTTTTGTAAATGTGAATTGTAAATTAATCTTGAATCAACTGAGCAAATATCAGTGGACATTATAAGAAAACTTATGAGATTCAAAAAGTTAttcaatattttacatattttatcatgAATTTAATTTGTTCCCAGACATTCATATAAACACAGTTTTTCTGTTGCTGTTGATACCAGATTAATATAAGTGAAACAATATGTTTAGCAACATCTGAAGATATGTCCATTTGTGAGGCAAAAGTATGATTCAGCAGTATCAAGATGCTAACTAAGTTTTCATTTTGCAGCTAAATCTTGATTTATAGATCATGCATTTTTTGGAAAAGTCCTCTGCAATCATGAGAGAATGAGAAAGGCaggtaatataattatattattatgaaaatatttttttattttgtagaacTTCTGAAAGCATCTTGGGGAACCCTAGTCACATCTAAAGGACTGTTTGGTAATCCATGTTCTAAAATAGTGGCAAAGTCTCCAAGAGTCTAAAAAGCTTGAACTCATACTACAGAGATATTTTCCAATATGATTTGTTGAACATATTCACTCCATTGATATTTTCAGAAGATAGAAAAAGGTATGGCATTAGAGAAGTGCAGGTCAGTATAACTTAATCAAGGTAAGTTAAAATCCAACAATTAAGTTTTATGCAGAAATAAAATGGGATGTTTGGGGTGACAGCTTCCCcatcactacatttcttttagaAGAGATTTAAAATGAGCACTTAACCATGGAATCTATTCATTCAGCTCTTTTATCCAATTGTTAcctttaaatatttctattatctTACTTCCTATATCCAATAATATTCCAATTGTTGTTGATTTTATGTCCAAATGTCCAAAATATCTGCCATCCACTTCTTTATTCTCATTGTAATGATCCTACTACAAGCTCTCATTGCCATTAATGTATACTCTTGAAGCCTCTAGAGAAAACTTATCAAGCTTTATAAATgacaatcaggaaaaaaaacaaaactgggtTCTAGAGACAATGCTGGTCTTTAAAGTCTCCACAAAAGTTTCTGTTGCCATCTGATTAAGATAGCAACAATGTCAAAGAAGAGATACACGTTAATTTGGAATTTGTGTTATGCCAGATACACAGAGTAAATTCTACACCATGGTCAGGAATATGATTGCTCCTATACATAAACTCATAGCatcttagaattggaaaaatgttcAACAGTCATTAAATTCAATGTCTATCTAGATAAGATATCCCTTTTATGACATACCATAAAATTAGTTAGCAGTTCTCCACTTTAAGATCTCCTGTAGAAGTGACTACTTGCCCTCACTATTTAGACCATCTCTAGAAAGCtctagaaaattattatttttatcaggaTCAAGTCTCACTGTTTGCAATTTTATTTAATCACAACCTCTCAGATCTAGGTCTTTAACCAAATGCTCATGTGTTATCAATATATGATGAAATGCTTCTTCCATCTTTGGACCATGAGAGTGTCTGAACTTTCAGCTAGACCCAAAGGCGAATAAGACTGGACTTGGGTATGCCTTGCCTCCCCTCCTTTCACAGTGTTTTACCTTCTCTTAGAGCACTTACTGGGCATCACCAAGAAGTTATGTTTGACTGATCTTACTTCTGTCCTAGATTATTGTCAGGAAGGAAGACACTAACTCTTCCTCAGAAAAGAGGTAGAGAGATGACCTCAAGAATAAGGAGTGATGTCTCAGTGAGGCACAAGTAGATTAACCCCTATTCCAGAACTGATGGCTTCCCTTGGGGCAGTGGAAGCTAGGGGAATATTTGCAATTTCTAGAATCCCCATAGCTCTTCCTTAAGTAAATCATACAGTTGTCCCCATTTTTGGATTATCTCAGCTTCCTATAGGTCAACAGGGAATtcttaaaaatgagagatatgtAACAATGGAATAATAAGTTACCAAAGCTGGTGATCTTCAAGAGAATGTTAGAAATTGTTTATGTGGACTAATATAGACAATTGTCTTTGATTTGAACATACTCTGAAGTTCGTTAGGTTCTTATTATGAAGAATCTACAAAGCAATAAATGAAGTTTCCTGTACAGCAATGATACCCCCTTATTGAAAATGCTCTAATGGAATCAAGGAATACTCGTATGGGACAATTTAAGTAGATTCTTTCCTTAGGATAGTGGTTGAGGACTGAATTCCTTTCTATGTTTGAATGGTGTGTATTATCAGGCAATGAATTTCCTTCTACTGAATATATTAGAGTGAATACATACTACTCATTATAGAAACTGACCTGGATTTGAAGACAGATTTGGTTCATATTCTACTTCTGCTGCTTATTGACTTTTAGCATGTCACTTTAATACTATTTAATACTATTGACTATTAGCAAATCACTTTAATTTAATCAGTATAATGAAATGGGTGGCTGTATGAATTCTTAAATTCCCTTTCTAGAGTAATATCCTATAATCTATAAGAGATTTCACAAAATATAAGTCAAATTAGATAGCTTCTAATGTTTCTTTCAGTTCTGAATGTATGGATGTAGCTTTTTCTGCTAATTTTATATCTAATTTTAGTGATTCAGTTTTCCAGATAAGTATAGACAGAGGTGTCAGACACATGTatctaataatatattttatatggactaaaacaaatttaaaagtaatttggaactatttaacaaaataaatagcaCAAGaacaaaacatagataatattaatatgtggtttgCTGAGTCAATATATAGTTCACAGGAATTTGTGGACATATTTTTGCAGTTCCCAttcctatttgaatttgacactaaTGATCTATACCATTCTTGATATTCTTTCTAGATATGAGTATTAGTATTAGGcgctacttcttttttttaaatttttttagttcgtttttttttggcaaggcaaatggggttaagtggcttgcccaaggccacacagctaggtaattaataagtgtctgaggcaggatttgaactcaggcactcctgactccagggccaatgttctatcccacttcaccacctagctgcccctaggtgcTACTTCTAATTGGAATTACGAACTATTCTTGTCAAAATCTTATTTCCCTTTCTAGAATAAGTTCTGGACAACAAATGTAAACTAGTGACCCAATGTTTCAAAGGtctcatatttatatatggaaatatcCCCTAAACTTACACCTTAAAAAGTAACATGGAGAGTGATAAGGTGACCCAGAGAGTCCAGTACTTGATGTGGTGCTTGGTAACCACTGGGTAAATCTAAAAATCAGTAAATGAATTACAACAAAGCTTGGGTCTTAACACTTTTTCCTTAGAACTTGCAAAGCAGATTTTCTCAAGGAAACTTCTTTTGAGgaaacttttattttctccttacttCACTTATGTTTTTCacattacatgaaaagatagttttcattatttatccttttgcaagattttgagttcatgtttttctcattcttcttccctctccctccccattgcagcaaacaatctgatatacattgtacatttataattgtttttagcATATAGCCATATTAtccatgctgtgaaagaaaaaaattagaagtaagGAGGTTGAAAAtatcatgagagagaaagaaacaaggtaaaagaagttttaaaaaagtgaacataatattctTTCCTCTGCATTGCATcttcacagttttttctctggatgtgaatggacTTTTCCGTAACAAGTCTCTCAGtattgtccttggtcactgaactgctaagGGGAGttgcattcatctttttttgatcatcttacaatgttaccgtaaatgtgtacaatgttctcctgattctactcaccACTAAACATctgttcatttaagtctttatGGGTTTTGTCCAAAGTGTGTCcagtcattatttcttaaagaacattAGTATTCCATATGATTCATATAACttgttgagtcattccccaattgatggacattccttcaatttccaatacttcACCATCAAACAAAAAGacttgctttaaatatttttgcatatatggaccttttcctcatttttctgatATCATTGGGacatagacctagtagtagtattgatgaatcaaatttttattgtccttcgggcatagttccaaatttctctccagaatggttggttcacttcataactccaccaagagtgcattagtgtcccacttttcccacatcctctccaatactgatcattttattttttgtcattttaatcaatcagataggtgtgaggttgtacctcagttATGTTTTACTTTGCACTTCTCTGACCATTAATGATTTGGAAGATTTTTCATATGAATGTAGgtagttttagtttcttcatctgaaaattgttcaaatccttttaacatttattaattaggaaatgactttaattcttataaattcaattcaattctttctctctctctatgtgtatatatatatatatacatatatatacatatatacatatatacatatatatatatatatatatatatatatatatatatatatatgtatatttgagaaattgttAGATCCAGGTTGGTTTCATAGCCCATTTGACCCTGTTTTCAAGAGAAATGAATCTTAACTGAGAAACAGAAATCACAAAGCGTAGCATTCACCCTTTAAAAAGTGTGCTCCCCAAACTATCTGCTGCTAGAGTGTTCTAGATCCAATCTGCAGTTCCTTTCTTCAAGAAACTGTTTAAGACCTCCCCCCTTTGTATTTTATTGGTATTCTCCTTATATCACAGACTTCTGACTTtacagaaatgagtcctttatcagaaacactaactgtgaAAACTATGCAAGTTTCCTATTTGCCTTCTTATCTGgatagcattggttttatttgtacaaaacatttttctttctctccattccatCTTGTgcctaattatatttttctttctcctttacacTTATTCCTATTCAgcaatgttttgcttttgactgctgCCTGCTTCACAGTCTTTTTTTCATGTTCCCTCCTActttccctgtagggtaggttaaaattcttgatttttttctttttctttttcttttttttggtaatggggttaagtggcttgcccaagtctcacacagctaagtaattgttaagtatctgagattggatttgaactcgacttctccagactccagagctctattcactgtgccacctaactgacaggtaggataaatttctaaatccaattgggaatgtatctcattttctctttgaatggaatctgttgagagtaagatatA
This window harbors:
- the LOC141497418 gene encoding LOW QUALITY PROTEIN: olfactory receptor 7A10-like (The sequence of the model RefSeq protein was modified relative to this genomic sequence to represent the inferred CDS: inserted 1 base in 1 codon), producing MEPENQTHVSGFLLLGLSEKPEQQLPLFGLFLGMYMITTVGNLLIMLAIGSDSHLHTPMYFFLSNLSFVDLCLMSTTIPKMLVNILTCSKVISFAGCLAQMYFFMVFAXIDNFLLTVMAYDHFVAICHPLHYVTIMNPQICGLLVMISWTISLLNSALHILMVMQLSFCSERKLPHFFCDISQVTKLSRSNTFINDTLVYFAAGLLGILPLTGILFSYSQICSSLLRVPSCRGRYKAFSTSGSHLSVVSLFYGTGLGVYLSSSSTHSSWKISVASVMYFVVTPMLNPFIYSMRNKDIKDVMRRVFNKIPPPH